In a genomic window of Cyprinus carpio isolate SPL01 chromosome A10, ASM1834038v1, whole genome shotgun sequence:
- the LOC109090841 gene encoding APC membrane recruitment protein 2-like: MDAQSESCEPPPCDPLPPGKIRKAFKLFSKRKPGSSVASIFSIRGKGDEGPKSPLSMSKTLDGLNEPTAPEAEAEQVDLDQEDVSQQDDAPIEEFTGGNMNSETTPTRHSISSLTSAKSLSFLNMLRKGRRGLMGERQTQTESQRSGRQRKGLKELFGTVRWRGKEKEDEEEGEPGPPLLASRSNSFEIIKESLTLTPGPPPRSVEETEEKPQLLTPQEGPTSSVDSAKVSGSTKPPANERLSTLLGDISSILSFDSLTACGDIVADVEAEWVKASSRMEGAPSTLRVDNSEKTSSSTTSTRSKPSPSPTLSPTISFKPNLTLATKPTPSPTTTKPIPSPLTKPPVTATSSPVTKMSPSMLTDPIIPTPTSSPFTKPTPTPSAMPKTQPTPTPTPIPIPQTTATATTTPIIQPTPTATSFSITQPTPIPISSPQTKSTTSPAKPTLSPKSSPEIKPDTISSSTTAPMARHIPSSTPIPPSISAPTSETSPSPTISSIPELPAVTKTEPVPTPVTKPTQAPTPATKPTPIVTHESKHTVSTSAAKYIPYPPPFGKPTPAPAPTPRPKLVTTFGLSTSRNTAPIAKLEIKQPTGQTLKSSTQTGPTSVRKASISEPTVPIAKSPSAVAPILTSSSVTKKSPTVTSAPQVPVLKSPPGISPSFISSKRADDDTRIDLREDLVRQEGIDDRDLVATQGISKAVKRGPAAKPTTLSKIPVSGGGRPPKLHHRDSQPNGDEDHSNLPTPVHEEESPFTLSRESSSKEALSDVSTESGAVTPTLSHSQDDVLDGKLGLQRSSRPVAGATSLTRESKIPIKHGSTATYHSVQGRAEATRSKIPVSKMPVRRTSNKPAPTATDAVTRK; encoded by the coding sequence ATGGATGCACAGTCTGAGAGCTGTGAACCACCGCCATGTGACCCTCTGCCTCCAGGTAAAATCAGAAAAGCCTTCAAACTATTCAGCAAGCGGAAACCTGGGAGCAGCGTCGCTAGCATCTTCTCCATACGTGGGAAAGGAGATGAAGGCCCTAAATCACCACTATCAATGAGCAAAAccctggatgggttaaatgaacCTACTGCCCCAGAAGCAGAGGCAGAGCAGGTGGATCTTGATCAGGAGGATGTGAGTCAACAGGACGATGCTCCAATTGAGGAGTTCACAGGTGGGAACATGAATTCAGAAACTACTCCTACGCGGCACTCCATCTCTTCCCTCACCTCAGCTAAGTCTCTGAGCTTCCTCAATATGCTTCGCAAAGGCAGACGGGGACTGATGGGAGAACGGCAGACTCAGACTGAGTCTCAGAGGTCCGGGCGGCAACGGAAGGGCCTAAAGGAATTGTTTGGTACAGTGCGCTGGCGTGGTAAAGAgaaagaggatgaggaggagggtGAACCTGGCCCTCCCCTTCTTGCTTCCCGCTCCAACAGCTTTGAGATTATAAAGGAGAGTCTCACACTGACACCTGGGCCTCCACCTCGCTCTGTGGAGGAGACAGAGGAAAAGCCTCAGCTTCTTACACCACAAGAAGGCCCTACGTCATCTGTGGACTCTGCAAAGGTGAGCGGGTCAACCAAACCTCCAGCAAATGAACGCTTGAGCACACTGCTTGGAGATATCTCATCAATTTTAAGCTTTGATTCACTAACAGCATGTGGAGATATTGTAGCAGACGTCGAGGCAGAATGGGTCAAAGCTAGCAGTCGAATGGAGGGAGCACCTAGCACATTGAGAGTGGATAATTCTGAGAAGACTTCATCTTCTACGACTTCTACCAGATCAAAGCCTAGCCCTTCTCCTACTCTAAGCCCAACCATCTCCTTCAAACCCAACCTTACTTTAGCAACCAAACCCACCCCTTCACCTACCACCACCAAACCTATTCCCAGCCCTTTGACAAAACCTCCAGTTACCGCAACATCCTCTCCAGTGACCAAAATGTCACCATCTATGCTTACTGACCCTATTATCCCTACTCCAACGTCCAGCCCTTTCACCAAACCCACCCCTACACCATCAGCTATGCCTAAAACCCAACCTACCCCAACACCAACACCTATCCCAATTCCTCAAACCACGGCAACTGCAACAACTACTCCAATTATCCAACCTACCCCAACTGCTACATCTTTCTCCATTACACAGCCTACCCCAATCCCTATATCAAGCCCCCAAACCAAATCTACCACTTCCCCAGCTAAACCTACCCTGTCCCCGAAATCTAGCCCTGAAATCAAACCAGACACAATATCTAGCTCCACAACTGCCCCAATGGCCAGACATATTCCATCCTCTACACCTATTCCTCCATCCATCTCAGCCCCTACTTCCGAAACATCCCCCTCACCCACAATTAGTTCTATCCCTGAACTTCCTGCTGTTACTAAAACTGAACCTGTCCCAACCCCTGTAACTAAACCTACCCAAGCCCCAACCCCTGCTACAAAACCCACTCCAATCGTTACCCATGAATCCAAACATACTGTGTCTACCTCTGCAGCCAAATACATCCCTTATCCACCACCTTTTGGTAAACCTACCCCTGCCCCTGCACCAACACCAAGACCAAAACTTGTAACAACATTTGGATTGTCGACAAGCCGAAACACTGCTCCTATTGCTAAGCTTGAGATAAAACAACCCACAGGACAAACTTTAAAATCTAGCACCCAAACTGGCCCAACATCTGTAAGGAAAGCCTCCATCTCTGAACCGACTGTTCCTATTGCTAAATCTCCATCTGCTGTTGCTCCTATTCTTACCTCTTCCTCTGTCACCAAAAAATCACCCACAGTTACCTCTGCACCTCAAGTTCCTGTCCTGAAGTCTCCTCCTGGTATTTCTCCATCATTCATTTCTTCAAAAAGAGCGGATGATGACACCAGGATAGATTTAAGGGAGGACCTAGTAAGACAAGAAGGAATTGACGATAGAGACTTAGTGGCTACTCAAGGCATCAGCAAGGCAGTGAAAAGGGGCCCCGCAGCGAAGCCTACAACTCTGAGTAAGATCCCTGTTAGCGGTGGAGGTAGACCTCCTAAGCTGCATCATCGAGATTCCCAGCCCAATGGAGATGAAGACCACTCAAATCTACCAACACCAGTACATGAAGAGGAGAGCCCATTCACTCTCTCACGGGAAAGCAGCAGCAAGGAGGCCCTCAGTGATGTCTCCACAGAATCGGGGGCTGTCACCCCAACCCTCTCCCACAGCCAAGATGACGTTCTTGATGGAAAACTTGGTCTCCAGAGATCATCACGTCCTGTAGCTGGTGCCACAAGCTTAACCCGGGAATCCAAGATTCCAATCAAACACGGATCTACTGCAACCTACCATTCTGTACAGGGTAGGGCAGAAGCCACACGTTCAAAGATACCGGTGTCCAAAATGCCTGTTCGTCGGACCAGCAATAAGCCTGCACCAACAGCTACAGATGCCGTCACacgaaaataa